In Micromonospora inyonensis, the genomic window GGAGCTGCTGACGGACCCGCTCGGGCAGGTGCTTCGGCACCGCCCGGCCGTCCGGTCCGGGGCCGAAGACCTCGGTGGTGGTGATCCGGCTACCCTCGCCGGCCCCGATCACCTCCTCCACGTGCGAGACGAAGCGGTGCTTGCGGCCCCCGATCGCGGTCTCGTCGTCGACGTTGACGTAGACGATCAGGTCCAGCGCGTTGCCGGCCATGCGGCGAGCCTGGTCGACGGTCATCTCCCGCCCGTGCGAGAGCGCCAGCTCGATGATCCGTTCGGTCACCCCGGCGGGCGTCCGGGCGTGGATGGTGCACATCGACCCCCGGCTGGTGGTCATCGCCTGGAGCATCGGCACGATCTCCCGGGACCGCACCTCGCCGACGACGATCCGTAGCACGCCCATCCGCAGCGAGACCGGGATCAGATCGGCGATGGTCACCTCACCGGCGGGTCGGCCGTCCAGGCCGCGCTCGCCGTGCCCCTCCCGGGCCTCGAAGCTCATCACCGCCCGGTGCCGGAGCTGACGGCGGGCCGGCAGCAGCTCCCGGCTCTCCTCCAGCAGCACGAAGGGCTCGTCCGGCGGGATCTCGTCCATCAGCGCCCGGACCACGGTGGTCTTACCCGCCCCGGCCAGCCCGGCGACCATGATGTTCAGCCCGGCGCGCATGGCCGCGCGGAGGAAGTCCCGGAGCAGGACGTCGACCATCTCGTCCAGGTCGGCCCGGAACCCGGCGATGTCGTCCAGGCTCACGTCGAGCGTGTTGTGCTTCCGGATCACCGCGTACGGGCGGCTGCTGACCAGGTAGACGGCGGCGAGCCGGCTCCCGTCGGGCAGTTGCAGGTCCAGGGTCGGCTTGGCGGTGGAGAGCGACCGCTCGGTCGCGCCGGCCCGCCGGGCGGCGGCCTGGAGGATCTCCACCAGTTCCTCGTCGCTGTCGGCGATCGGGTCGGCCCAGTCCACCCCGCCGCCGTGCCGGGTGATCCGCACCTGGTCGCAGCCGAGGATGTGCACCTCCTCGATCGTCTGGTCGACCAGCAGGGTCTGGAGCCGGCCGAGCCCGACCAGTTCGGCGGTCACCTGGTGGAGCAGGTGCCGTTCCTCGTCGGCCGGCATCGGCGTGCCGGCCCGGCGCACCGCGTCGGCGTACTCGGCGACCACGTCGACGGCGATCCGGGCCCGCTCGACGTCCTCCTCGTCGACGGTGAAGTCCCGGCCGCGCTGCCAGACGGTGAGCCGCTCGCTCAGCTCCCGGCGCAGCTCCCGGACGACGGTGAAGTCGACCCGGGGGCGCGACGGCGGGGTCGGTCCGGGCGGCGGCGCGAGGGCCACCCCGGCACCGGCGGCGTGGTGCCGGCCGTTCGGCGCGGCCGGGTGTCCGTTCGACGTGGGCGGGTGCGGGTGCCCGTTCGGCGTGGCCGGGTGGCGGTGTCCGTTCGCGGGGGCCAGCGGCGGGGTGACCGAGGTGGCCGACCGGGGGTCGTGCTGGACCGGTTCAAACCGCATGCGGGACCTCCTGGCCGGTGGGCCAGCCCAGGCGGGCCCGCCGCCGGTCCAGCAGCGCGCCGACCGGCACCTCCAGCGCGCCGGCCGCGCGCATCAGCGACCGTCCGGCCCGGACCGTTCCGCCGAGGCTGAGCACCTCGGCGGTACGCGGGTCGTCCGGCAGCCGGGCGATCACCGGCAGCCCGAGCGCCTTGCTGATCTCACTGGTGCCGTGGCCGTCGCCGACCACCAGCAGGCGCAGCGAGCCGGGGGCCACCCGGTGCTCGGTGAAGTCCCGCCCGATGGTCCGGACCAGCGACCGGGTCGCGGAGATGCCGGGCAGGGTGGCCCGGGTCACCACCAGGACCACCGCGGCGGCGCGCAGCACCGGCCAGGGCGGGCCGACGGCGGCCAACCGGCCGCAGTCGACCAGCACGTCGTACGGGGGCACGCCGTTCTCCAGCGTGCCGAAGAAATCCGCGAAGCGCTGCCAGAGCGGGGCGACGCTACCGGCCTGGACGGGGTCGACCACGCCGGGCAGGAGCAGGCGTTCCCGCTTCGGCGCGTCCAGGTCGACCAGCTGCGACCAGAACATCGTCTCCAGGTTGCCGTCGCGCAGTTCCGCGACGGCCAGTTCGCCGAGGCCCCGGGGGCCGTCGAGCACCCCGCCGAGGTAGCCGGCTAGCACCGAGCCGCCGGCCGGGTCGCACTCGGCCAGCACCAGCCGGCGGTGCCAGCTCAGCGTGCAGGCCAGCGCCGAGGCGGTCACCCCGGGCGAGCCCTTCGCCGAGACCAGCGCGATGATCGCCATGCTCAGACCGACCCGGTCAGCACGAGCGCGATCCGTCGTTCGGCATTGAGCGCCACCACCGCCGGCACGTCCCGGACGGACACCGCCAGGTAGACCACGACGGTGCCGGTCTCCGGGGTGTCGCTGTCGATGACGGTCGCGGTGAACCGGGTGGCCGAGGTGGGCGTCCGGCCGTCGCTGCTCTTCACCGGGGTGCTGACCAGCAGCACCCGGTCGCCGGGGCGGAGGGCGCGGGCGGGCACCTCGCTCGGCTTGAGGCCGAGCGCGAGCTGCTGCTGGTCGGGGCCGAGCAGCGGCTTGTCGGTGAGCTGGGCCTGGGTGACCAGGGTGCCCGGGGTGAGGGTGACCGCAGCCCGCTTGCCGATCACGTCGTCGATGTCGCCGGCCGGCACCGGCTTGAGGCCCTGGCCGCCGGCCACCTGGACGGACATCAGGTCGTCCGCGCTGAGCACCGTGCCCACCCCGACCGGGCGGGCGACGGCGAGGTACGTGCCGGTGGCGCGGACCGAGGTGACCGCGAAGGCCGCGCCGAGGCCGCCCAGCGCGATCAGGAGCACCGCCAGGCCGAGCAGGCCGGGCCGCATCCGTCGTTGCCGGACCACCCTGGGCGGGGCGACCGGGGCGTCCACCGGTCCCGGGCCCTTGTGCGTCACCAGACTCACTCGGTCACCACCTGAAGTTCGTTGATCTGGATCTGTACGCCGTTGCTGGCCCGGGTGACCGGGATGGTGCCGCTCTGCCCACCGCCGGACCACCGGACGGTCCAGTGGGTGGTGGCGTTGATCCGGTACGTGCCGGCCTTCTGGTAACCCGTGTCGTAACCGCAGTCGGGGGAGGGCTGTCCGGCGAACGGACCGGAGGTCGAGTAGGGGGTGCCCGGACCGTCGCAGGTGACCGTCTCGCCGTTGCCCAGGTTCCAGACGACCTCGGTCACCCGGGCCGTGATGCTCACCGTCACGCCGCGCTCCGAGGCGGAGGCGGTCAACTGGCCGAAGTAGTCCGGGCCGGGGCTGGCCCACAGCCAGACCGGAAGCCCGACCAGGCCGGGACCCTGGCTCTTGCGCGGGGCCACCGAGATGCGCGGCCGGAGCAGGTCGATCGAGGCGAGCGCCCGGAACGCCAGCTCCTCCGGGTCCGGCGGTGCGCCGAAACCGGGCGGCGGGGCATCCAGGAAGACGGTCTCCTGCGAGCCCAGGTCACCGCCGTTGCAGGTGCGGACGTACGCCTGCTTGCCCTCGGGGGTGTCCGCCGGCTGGGGCTCGGCGAGCTTGTAGTAGCAGCCGTCGCTGTTGTCGAACCAGCCGAGGACGTCGTCGTAGCAGGGAATCGTCCTGCCGTTCCACTGGCACTTGGCCGGGCCGCCGCCACCGTCGTCCCCGCCGTCACCCCCTCCGCCGTCGCCCCCACCGCCGCCCGGGATGCCCGGCTCGTCGTCCCAGACGCTGCAGTCGCTCTGCCCCACCGGGCACTCGGCCCCCGGGTCGGCGACGGCGGGCGCGGGCGCGGTGGTCGTCAGCGCCAGTCCGGTGAGGGCGGCGAGCAGGGCGGCGACCAGCCGGTGCGGTGCCCCGGACAGGCGGGACCGGGCCGGTGCGGGGCCTGCCCCGCAGGTGCCCCGGGGTGCGGTGGCCTCCCGGGTCAGCACGGCTGGTCCTCGTGGGCGACCCCGGCGCTGATCAGCCAGCGTCCGTCCGGGTAGCGGGTCGCGGTGGCGGTGGCGAGGTGGCGTCCCGCCCCGGTGCCGGGGACGACCTTGCGGGTCTTCGCGTAGACCAGCTTGTAGTCGGTCGCGTCGAGACAGTCCTGGATCTCCACGGCGGCCGGGACGGTGTCCAGGCTCACCACGGTGACGGTCGGGTCGGAAACGAGCTTTCCGGTACGCATGGCACCGTGCTCCTTCGCCTCACGAATTGCCAGCCGCACCCTGGTCAGAAGTGGATCTGCCAGGTATTTGGCCAGGTCGGGATGATGTGGATCACTGCGTGCACTGGCCGCCCGGGAAGCGTTCAGGTAGCCGGCGTACGCCGCCAGGGCCGCCTTTCCGGCCGCCGCCTCCTCCGCTTTCCGGGCTTCCGGATCAACGGGGTCGCGTTCCGCGGTGGCCCGGCCGGGCCGTTCGGGGCCCGCCCCGCAGGCGGTGCCGGTGCCGAGTAGCGCGAGCGCGACGAGGCAGGCCGTCCAGCGCCGGGGATGCCGTGCTCGCAACGCCACCCTCCTCGATGCGGAGCCCGTCCGGCCGGTTTCCGGGTATGCGGCAGCGCGTCCGGATGCCCCGGTCCGGATCATTCGATCCTTGATCTGTATTTGCTGTTGCGGATATATGTCGATTTCCTGCCGGGCCTTTGCCCGGTCGTCAGCCGGCGTGCCCCGTCGACTGTTGCGTCCCACCCAAGGGGCGAGCATAGGCTGACGACAGCCGATGCAACAGAGGCAATTCGTGTGAGTACTCTCCGTGACGAGGGGTGGTGGGATGCCGCAGCGGTGCCGCCGTCGCCGGGCCGCGCGTTCCCGGCACCGGCCCCTCCCGTCACGCGGAGACCGGTCGCCGGACCGCGCCACCACGAATTCCGGTACGCGACAACGCATCCATTCGCCGGGGCGCCCGCCGGACGCCCTTGTGGCAGGTGGTGCCGGTCGGCGGGCCGGCTCGGCCGTCCGGTGGTGTGCCGGGTGACGAAGCTCATCGGAGGTGCCGTTCCGGCGATGATGAAACTACTTTGCGTATTCGCGGTTCCGGTTGCCCCGGCCCGCGGCTGGAGATCGACATGACCCTGACCCGGCCGTCGACCGCCCACCGGGCCACCCGGCCCGGGGTGCGCCTCGCCACCGTCCTCGCCCTTACCCCGCCGCTGCGGCTGGCCGCGCTGCGGCACGCCGTACCGTCGGGGGTGCCGCCCCGGAGCGGCTGCGTCGCCTGCGCCGCGCCGATCAGCCTGGACCGGCCGGTGCCGGCGCTCACCCCGGTGGCCCGGTGCCCGCGCTGCCGGGCCCGGGTCGGGCCGCCGCCCGGCAGCGTCGAGCTGGCCGTGCTCGCCGCGCTGGCGCTGCTCGTGACGCTGGACCTGCCCCCGTTCGCCCTGCTCGCGGCCGGCTGGTGGCTGGGTTGGGCGGTGCCGTCGGCTCTGGTGGACGCAGCGGTGCACCGGTTGCCCGACCGGCTCACCTACCCGGCCGCCGCCGGCACCTGGCTGCTGCTCGGAGCCGCCGCGTTGGCCGGCGCGGGGCCGGGCCCCTGGGTCCGGGCCACCCTCTCCGGCCTGGCGCTGGCCGCCGGCTTCGCCACCACCACGCTGCTGCTCGGCCGGCGCGGCTTCGGCCTGGGGGACGCCAAGCTGGCACTCGGCACGGGCGCGCTGCTCGGTTGGTACGGCTGGACCGCGCCGGTGCTCGGGTTGATGCTGACCTTTCTGCTCTCCGCTCTGGTCGGCGGGATCCTGCTGGCCGCCCGGCGGGTCCGCTGGACCAGCCACCTCCCGTTCGGGCCGTTCCTGATTCTCGGCACCGCCCTCGCCCTGGGGCTGCTCGGCTGAGCCGACAGGGCCGCTCCGTCTACCGGGCCCCGGTGGGGGTGCGGGTCTCCGTCGGCGGGCCGGTGCGGCGGCGGTCCAGCAGGTGGGCGAGCGGACCGGTCAGCATCACCAGCAGCGCCGCGCCGACCAGCCCGCCGAGCAGCACCCCGCCGACCACGTCGTGCGGGTAATGCACCCCGACGAAGGTGCGGGAGAACGCGGCCAGCAGGGCCAGCGGGACGGCCAGCAGCCCCAGCCGGGGCCTGAGGAGGAGGATGGTCGCGGCCAGCGCCCCGGCGATCGTGGAGTGGTTGCTCGGGAAGGACCAGTCTCCTGCCGGTGGGCAGTGCCCGGCCACGATGGTCAGGTCGGTCAGGGCCCGGCAGGGTCGTTCCTGGTCGACGAGGGTCTTGATCCATTCGCTGAGGCCGTAGGCGAGAACCACCGGCGCCGGGGCGACCAGCGCCGCCGCGCGGTCGCGGGACGTCCCGCCGAACCGCCGCCCGGCTGCCAGCAGGAACAGCAGGCCCAACAGGACGACCGAGCCCTCGGTGAAGTGCGCGGCGAACCACTGCACCGGTTCCGGCGTGCGGTCGGCGAACTCGACGATGTCCCGGTACCACTCCGTGCTGAACCGGGGCACGTCCCCCGGGGTGTCGACCAACTGTGACGTCATCAACTGCTCATACCTCCTCCAGTCCCCTCGGACGGTAGAAATGGGCGGAGTCCGGCACAGTGTGCGAAGGTGGGAACCCATCCCTGACTTCCGTCTCAGCTTCCCCTGCCCCTTGCGGGGCCGCCGTGGGGCGGGAAAATGGTGCCGCTCGTCCGGGTCGAGGTCGAACCGTCACTGATGCCTGAAGCTCGTGTCTCAGCTTGACCCTGGCAGCCGCGTACTTCGGGAGTCGTGGATTGTTGCCGTAAGAGCACGAGTACCAGATTCTTTGCCTCCCGCAGCTGCCGGCTCGGACGGCTATGTGATGTCGCGAGGGGAAGGAGACGGCAGGCCGTGGATGTGCTGCATGATCGTTGTGCCGGGTTGGACATCAGCAAGCGGGACGTGAAGGCGTGCCTGCGGACCCCGGGAACACGGCGTAACCAGCGGCGAAGCGAGGTACGTACGTTCGCCACGACCACCAACGACCTGCTAGCGCTGCGGGACTGGCTGGTCGCCGAGCAGGTCAGCCTGGTCGTCATGGAAGACATCCCAGGAGCTTGAATGTCAAGCAGCAGCCTCGTTGAGGTGATGCGACCAGGCGGTTGCCTCGTCGTACGGGGTGCCGGTTTTGAGGCATCCGTGCAGGATGCCGACGAGTCGGTTGGCGAGCTGGCGCAGCGCGGCGTTGTAGCTGGCGCCGCGGGCGCGTTGCCGGTCGTAGTAGGCGCGGGCGCCCGGGGAGGCCTTCAACGCGGAGAACGCCTGGGTCATCAGCGCGTCGATGAGCCGGTCGTTGTGCACGAACCGGGCCGCGACGGTCCTCTTCTTCCCGGACGCGCGGGTGATCGGGCTGGTCGCGGCGTAGTTCTTGCGGGCCTTCGCCGAGACGTAGCGGGCGTGGTCGTCACCGAACTCAGCGAGCACCCGGGCACCGAGAACCGTGCCCAGTCCGGGCTGGGACAGGATGATCTCAGCGTCCGGGTGCCGGCCAAAATGGGCCTCCACCTGCCCCTGCAGGACCTTGACCTGCTCGTTGAGGGTGGACAGCAGCGCGATCAGCGCGCGGACCGAGGCCGCGTAGGCGGCGGTGACCACGGCGGGCTGGCCGAGGTGCTCGGCGCGCAGCGTGGTCTGGATCGCGGCCGCCTTGGCCGGAATGTCACGCCGGCGGGCCCGTTTGAGGGCCGCGCTGATCTGCGCCAGGCTCAACCGGGCGGCGCTGGCCGGGTCCGGCGCCTTCGCCAGGAGTTCCAGGGTGTCGGCGGCGTCGAGGTCCTCGAACGCGGCGAGGGCGGCCGGGAAGTACTCCCGCAGCGCATGCCGCAGCCGCTGGCCGGCGCGGGTACGTTCCCAGATCAGCGTCTTGTGCATCCGCGAGACGACCTTGACCGCCTCCGCATCAGCGCTGTCACCGGCCATCGGGCGCAGTTGGTGCGAGTCGGTACGCACCATGTCCGCCAGCATGTGCGCGTCCGCCGCGTCGCTCTTGGCCCCGGACACCGCCAGGCGCTCCCGGTAACGGGCCGCCTGCAACGGATTCACCGGATACACCGTGTATCCGGCGGCGACCAGCGCTTGTACCCACGGACCCCGATCGGTTTCGATACCGATCCTCACCCGCCCGGACACGTCCTCGGCATCGATGTCGTCACCGAGCGCCTGACCGATCATCGCGTGCAGCCTCGTCATGCCCGCCATGCCTTCCGGCAGTCGGGCCTTGGCCAGCCGGCGACCGGACGCGTCCATCACCTCGACGTCGTGGTGGTCCTCCGCCCAGTCATCTCCCACGAACAGCAACACGTCTCCCACCTTCCGAGCCGATCACCTTCGGTAGCCAGGAGGAGAACCATCAGCGACCTAATGAAGCAGTGCTCACGCCGCGACCGGGCGGGCACGACATCCCATCAGCGATCAACTCTCCACACCGACCGACAGCGGCACGCTCTTTCATCAGGACTCCACGTCCAGGCACCACGAGTGCTCGCCTGCCGGCGGCTACCTACCCACCAGGAGTTTGCCGGATGGCTCACTCCCAGAACTCATTAGGCACCGGCGACTACTGGCGGGCCCCGTACTACCTGCTCGAAGACGCCCTGAACGTGGAGTTGGTCAACGCTCGGCAGGTCAAGGCGATGCCCGGACGCAAGACCGATGTGGCCGATGCGGTGTGGCTGGCACAACTGGCCGAGTGCGGGTTGCTACGGGCCAGCTTCGTGCCGCCCGAGCCGATCCGCCAGCTTCGCGATCTGACGCGGTACCGCACGGTACTGACCGAAGAGCGTACCCGGGAGGCCCAGCGGCTGGAGAAGGAGTTGGAGGACGCCGGGATCAAGCTGTCCAGCTTCGCCACCGACATCCTCGGTATCTCCGGGCGCGCCATGTTGGAAGCGCTCATCCGTGGAGAGCGCGACGCGCAGGTATTGGCGGAGATGGCGCGAGGCCGGATGCGGTCCAAGATTCCTGACCTGGCCCAGGCGATGATCGGCCGCTTCGGTGATCACCACGCGTTCCTGTGCCGGATGCATCTGGACCGCATCGATGCCATCAGCCGGGACATCGCCACGTTGAGCACCCGGATCGAGCGGGTGATGGCACCCTTTCGTGACCAGCTGACCCGGTTGGATGGCATTCCCGGGATCAGCCTCCGGGTCGCTGAGGTGATCATCGCGGAGACCGGTGGGGACATGTCCCGGTTCCCCACCGCCGGGCATCTGGCCTCCTGGGCCGGGGTGTCGCCCGGTAACCACGAATCCGGCGGCAAACGCAAGTCCGGCAAGACCACCAAAGGCAACCGGTGGCTGCGCGACGCCCTCGGCACCGCCGCGATGGCCGCGGCCCGTTCCAAGAACACCTACCTCGGCGCCCAGTACACCCGCCTCGTACGCCGACTCGGCAGCAAACCCAAGGCCCTGGTCGCCTTGGAACACTCCATCCTGACCTCCGTATGGCACATGCTCACCGACGGAACCGGCTACCAGGACCTCGGCGCCGACCACTTCCTACGCCGCGACCCCGAACGCGAACGCCGCCGCGCGATCGCCGCACTGAACAAGCTCGGCTACACCGTCACCCTCAACCCGATCGAACCCACCACGAAAGCCGCGTGAACAGGTAAGACGATCAGTCACGGTCGTTATTTTCGTACCAGCCACCGCACAGACGGAGGTGCTGGAATGGGTGACAAGACCGCCGACGGGCCGCACCTCCCGGCGCCCGCCGGAGCCGCCGACGCCCCCGGCCCGCCGATCGGCGCACCGAACCCGGTCAGGCGTACGGGCTGGTCGCGTAGGCGGCTCGCAGGGCGGCGAGCCCAGTGTCCTTCGGGATCAGCGTGCCCCAGCCCGAGTTGAAATAGTTCGTCCGCGCGATCCGGGGACCGCCCTCCCGGTTGAGGCGCCGGATCGCGTCCGGCACGGTGGCGATCCACGTCGCCTGGTCGGGGAACTCCGCCTGCCGGACGCCCCACTCGGCGATCAGCACCGGCCGGGAGAGCGCCACCGGCCCCAGGTCGGCGACCGCCCAGTCCTTCGTCCGGCGGAACCGGGCCAGCGCGGTGTGCGCCGGATCGGTGGCGTAGACGTTCCACTGGAGGAAGTCCAGCCGGGCCATCAGCGACTCCGGGTGGGTCCGTCGGAATCCGGACCGGTCGAAGCCGCCGACGCCGACCGAGAAGGTGGTGCCGGCGGGGAGCGACCGCGCGCGGAACCAGTCGACGACGTAGGACGTCGCGGCCACCGCGCGGGCGTCCGACTCGGCCCAGCTGTACGCCGTACCGGCCTCGGTGGTGCCGAACTCGTGGTCGGTGTCCAGCTCCGAGGCGACCTGGACGTTCACCGGGAAACCCATGGTCCGGTACTGGGACAGTGCCCGGGCGAGGAGCCCGTCGCAGTGCCCGGCGAGCACCTGGCTGTACCCGTACGCCCTCGGCCAGGTCGTGCCGGGGCGCTGCTGGATCGTCATCGACGGGGCCGGGACGGTGTAGGTCACCCCGTCGACCGTGAACGTCTGCGTACCTGTGTTGGCGTTGCCGTAGTGCTTCAGCTCCAGCACCATGTTGACCCGCACGCCGGCACGGCCGAGGGTGAGCAACCAGTCCTTCTGCCAGCCGGGAAAGACGTGCCCGTCGGCGAGGCTGCGGTACTGGGTCAGCGACCGGAAACGTCCGCCGACCAGGTCGGCCGTCGGGTCGGCGTTGCCGCCCAGGTAGTAGCCGCCCAGCACGGTGGCGACCCGGTAGTCCGCGGTGGTGGTCGCCGCCTGGCCGGCGGCGTCGCGGACCCGCACGGTGATCCGGGGCATCAGGCCACCGCCCGGAACACGACGACCGCGCCGGTGTCCGACACCCGGGTCCAGGAGCGTCCCGAGTCGTCGTGCACCGTCACGGTGAGGGGATCGACGACGATCGGGACGATCACCGGGGTGCTGTGGTTGCCCCGGGCGTCGGTGACGGTGATCGTGACGGTCAGTGGTTGGGTGTCGGTGTCGGCGTACGCGACGGTCAGGAGCATCTGGTCCCCCGGCGCGTACGTCGCCGCGTCCAGCGACGCGGTCACGGTCGGCACGGCCATGGCGGGTCCTCTTTTCCGGCTCGAACCCTTTTCCGATCCAACGGCGGACGTCGCTTTCCGGAATCGACTGTCGTCAGTCGTGTTCCTGGTTGCGCCGGATGCCCTGGAGAGGGATTATCCGGACGTTTGCCAGGTGGCGGCGGCGCGGCGCAGCCGGTCGTTGATCGCCCGGCCGACGCCGGTGTCGGGCACCCGCTCGGCGACGATCTCGGTCACCCCGGTCGCGTCGAGCCGGTGCAGGGCGTCGAAGAGCCGGGCCGCTGCCCCGGTCAGGTCACCGTCGGGAGAGAGCACCTCCACCGCCCCGTACGCCCCCTCGGGAGCCTCGCGCAGGGCGAGGTACCCGCGCGTGCCGTCATCGGGTCGGGCCGGGACCGGTGCGGTGACCACCCGCAGCGGGGTCCGGGGGGCGTAGTGCGCGGCCAGGGTGCCGGGCGCGACCGGCTGGCCGGAGCTGCCCGGCCGTACGCTGACCGGGCCGACCGCCTCGACCAGCGCCTCCACCGGCAGCGAGCCGAGCCGCAGCACGACCGGCTGGCCATCGCGCGCGTCCACGATCGTGGACTCGATGCCGCACCGGGTCGGCCCACCGTCGACGATCAGGTCGACCGCGTCACCCAGCCCGGCCACCACGTGCTCGGCCCGGGTGGGACTGAGCATGCCGAACCGGTTCGCGCTCGGCGCGGCCACCGGCACCCCGGCCTGCCGGATCAGCTCCCGGGCGACCGCATGGTCCGGCACCCGGACGGCCATCGTGTCCAGCCCGGAGGTGACGATCGGCGGGACGGTCGGCGGGCGGTCCACGATCAGGGTCAGCGGCCCCGGCCAGAACCGCTCGGCCAGTGCGGCCACGGTGGGCGGCAGCGCGCCGACCAGCGCGGTCAGATCGGCGACGTCGGCGAGGTGGGTGATCAGCGGATCGAAGCTGGGCCGCGCCTTCGCCTCGAAGATCCGGGCCGCCGCGCGTGCGTCGAGCGCGTTCGCGCCCAGGCCGTACACGGTCTCGGTGGGGAAGGCGACCAGCCCGCCGGACCGCAGGACGGCGGCGGCCTCGGCCACCCCGATGGCCGCCGGCAGCACCGGCGCGGACTTCGCGCTCATGCCCCGACGCTAACGTCCCGGGTTCGCCGGGGCGCACGGGGGCGGTCGCGTGGGCGACGGCCGCCCTACCCGGAGATGGGCTCACGTGTCAGCCGACGGCGGCTTCCGGGAACTACAGGTGCTTGCGCATCCGGATGGAGGTGGTCTCGAAGCCCATCTGCTCGTACAGCCGCCGGGCGGCGAGGTTGAACCCGAAGACGCTCAGGCCGATGGAGACGACTCCCCGTTCCCGGCACCACTCCTCGGCGGCCCCGATGATCGCCCGGCCGTGTCCCCGCCGGCGTACGTCCGGGCGCACCTCGAAGTCGTACACGAAGGCGTGCGGGCCGTCCGACTTCGGCTCGACGTGCAGCCACAACATGCCGACGTCGGCATCGCCGTCGTAGGCGGTCCAGACCTGGTGGCCCGGTGTGTCCAGGCCGTCGGGCAGCAGCCGCTCGTGGTCCCGGCGTGACTTCCAGGAGCGCTGGCACCGCACCGGGAAACTCGGCGAGGACGTGGACGTGCTGCGCGCGTGCCTGTTCTTCGAGGCGCGGGCGTACCGGCACGGCGGGGGCTTCGGGCGTTTCGAACGCCAGGACTTCGTCCTCGCCCTGGTGGCGCGCATCCGGGCGTTGTCCGGTGGACACGTGCCGGTCAGGGGAACGGTCGC contains:
- a CDS encoding SAF domain-containing protein — translated: MSLVTHKGPGPVDAPVAPPRVVRQRRMRPGLLGLAVLLIALGGLGAAFAVTSVRATGTYLAVARPVGVGTVLSADDLMSVQVAGGQGLKPVPAGDIDDVIGKRAAVTLTPGTLVTQAQLTDKPLLGPDQQQLALGLKPSEVPARALRPGDRVLLVSTPVKSSDGRTPTSATRFTATVIDSDTPETGTVVVYLAVSVRDVPAVVALNAERRIALVLTGSV
- a CDS encoding prepilin peptidase, which produces MEIDMTLTRPSTAHRATRPGVRLATVLALTPPLRLAALRHAVPSGVPPRSGCVACAAPISLDRPVPALTPVARCPRCRARVGPPPGSVELAVLAALALLVTLDLPPFALLAAGWWLGWAVPSALVDAAVHRLPDRLTYPAAAGTWLLLGAAALAGAGPGPWVRATLSGLALAAGFATTTLLLGRRGFGLGDAKLALGTGALLGWYGWTAPVLGLMLTFLLSALVGGILLAARRVRWTSHLPFGPFLILGTALALGLLG
- a CDS encoding CpaF family protein, encoding MRFEPVQHDPRSATSVTPPLAPANGHRHPATPNGHPHPPTSNGHPAAPNGRHHAAGAGVALAPPPGPTPPSRPRVDFTVVRELRRELSERLTVWQRGRDFTVDEEDVERARIAVDVVAEYADAVRRAGTPMPADEERHLLHQVTAELVGLGRLQTLLVDQTIEEVHILGCDQVRITRHGGGVDWADPIADSDEELVEILQAAARRAGATERSLSTAKPTLDLQLPDGSRLAAVYLVSSRPYAVIRKHNTLDVSLDDIAGFRADLDEMVDVLLRDFLRAAMRAGLNIMVAGLAGAGKTTVVRALMDEIPPDEPFVLLEESRELLPARRQLRHRAVMSFEAREGHGERGLDGRPAGEVTIADLIPVSLRMGVLRIVVGEVRSREIVPMLQAMTTSRGSMCTIHARTPAGVTERIIELALSHGREMTVDQARRMAGNALDLIVYVNVDDETAIGGRKHRFVSHVEEVIGAGEGSRITTTEVFGPGPDGRAVPKHLPERVRQQLLRVGYDARLLSPYIEAGTGAWRRPLQTRLGRR
- a CDS encoding IS110 family transposase, with translation MLFVGDDWAEDHHDVEVMDASGRRLAKARLPEGMAGMTRLHAMIGQALGDDIDAEDVSGRVRIGIETDRGPWVQALVAAGYTVYPVNPLQAARYRERLAVSGAKSDAADAHMLADMVRTDSHQLRPMAGDSADAEAVKVVSRMHKTLIWERTRAGQRLRHALREYFPAALAAFEDLDAADTLELLAKAPDPASAARLSLAQISAALKRARRRDIPAKAAAIQTTLRAEHLGQPAVVTAAYAASVRALIALLSTLNEQVKVLQGQVEAHFGRHPDAEIILSQPGLGTVLGARVLAEFGDDHARYVSAKARKNYAATSPITRASGKKRTVAARFVHNDRLIDALMTQAFSALKASPGARAYYDRQRARGASYNAALRQLANRLVGILHGCLKTGTPYDEATAWSHHLNEAAA
- a CDS encoding L-threonylcarbamoyladenylate synthase — protein: MPAAIGVAEAAAVLRSGGLVAFPTETVYGLGANALDARAAARIFEAKARPSFDPLITHLADVADLTALVGALPPTVAALAERFWPGPLTLIVDRPPTVPPIVTSGLDTMAVRVPDHAVARELIRQAGVPVAAPSANRFGMLSPTRAEHVVAGLGDAVDLIVDGGPTRCGIESTIVDARDGQPVVLRLGSLPVEALVEAVGPVSVRPGSSGQPVAPGTLAAHYAPRTPLRVVTAPVPARPDDGTRGYLALREAPEGAYGAVEVLSPDGDLTGAAARLFDALHRLDATGVTEIVAERVPDTGVGRAINDRLRRAAATWQTSG
- a CDS encoding phosphatase PAP2 family protein; the protein is MTSQLVDTPGDVPRFSTEWYRDIVEFADRTPEPVQWFAAHFTEGSVVLLGLLFLLAAGRRFGGTSRDRAAALVAPAPVVLAYGLSEWIKTLVDQERPCRALTDLTIVAGHCPPAGDWSFPSNHSTIAGALAATILLLRPRLGLLAVPLALLAAFSRTFVGVHYPHDVVGGVLLGGLVGAALLVMLTGPLAHLLDRRRTGPPTETRTPTGAR
- a CDS encoding GNAT family N-acetyltransferase, coding for MRCQRSWKSRRDHERLLPDGLDTPGHQVWTAYDGDADVGMLWLHVEPKSDGPHAFVYDFEVRPDVRRRGHGRAIIGAAEEWCRERGVVSIGLSVFGFNLAARRLYEQMGFETTSIRMRKHL